From Arachis stenosperma cultivar V10309 chromosome 2, arast.V10309.gnm1.PFL2, whole genome shotgun sequence, one genomic window encodes:
- the LOC130963695 gene encoding pentatricopeptide repeat-containing protein At5g38730 — protein sequence MEIKSMRDMVSAGSHSQFLIRSMCAVVVKGHWCTLLKSKNGTSCSALTPTPVHNVLLQLSLHGYGPTHSFPFFKWAQSIPNYTHSLHCSWAMVHILAKHKHFRDAQHLLEKISQRDFLSSPSVLMSLIRSHEDTEVNSQVLSWLVIIYARSKPALQDAVQVFEYMRVSGLKPHLHACTVLLNSLVKDGVVNLVWKVHKGMVQVGLFSNVYIYNCLIHACSRSRDIERAEKLLNEMEEKGVVPDIFTYNTLISLYCKKGMHYEALTVLDRMEREGIGLDIVSYNSLIHGFCKEGRMREAMRMFSEMKNNVTPNQVTYTTLIDGYSKVNELGQALKLHKLMQAEGLDPGVVTYNSILRKLCQDGRIRDANKLLTEMSERKLQADNITCNTLINAYCKIGDLKSALKFKNKMLEAGLKPDPFTYKALIHGFCRVNELESAKEHLFGMLDAGISPNYSTYSWIVDGLCKKNNMDAVLALPDEFLSRGLCLDVSVYRALIRRLCKLEKIACAEKLLNHMEGKGISADSVIYTSIAYAYWKAGNTNAASNVLVEMARKRLMITIKLYRCIRGADDNSESKVLQIFWDHVVDLGLMSRNTMNKIQQMAI from the coding sequence ATGGAAATCAAATCAATGAGGGATATGGTTTCCGCTGGGAGTCACAGCCAATTCTTAATTCGCAGCATGTGCGCGGTAGTTGTGAAGGGTCACTGGTGCACTCTCTTGAAGTCGAAGAATGGCACTTCTTGTTCAGCTCTCACTCCTACGCCCGTTCATAACGTCCTCCTGCAGCTCTCACTCCATGGTTATGGGCCCACACATTCCTTCCCTTTCTTCAAGTGGGCCCAGTCAATCCCAAACTATACCCACTCCTTGCACTGCTCGTGGGCCATGGTTCACATTCTTGCCAAGCACAAGCACTTCAGAGATGCACAACACTTGCTCGAGAAAATTTCCCAGAGGGATTTCCTCTCCTCGCCTTCGGTTTTGATGTCTCTCATCAGGTCCCATGAGGACACGGAGGTAAATTCACAAGTGCTGAGCTGGCTTGTGATAATTTATGCAAGGTCGAAACCAGCCCTGCAGGATGCTGTTCAGGTTTTTGAGTATATGAGGGTTTCTGGGCTTAAGCCACACTTGCATGCCTGCACTGTGCTGTTGAATTCTTTGGTTAAAGATGGGGTTGTTAACTTGGTGTGGAAGGTTCACAAGGGAATGGTTCAAGTAGGGCTTTTCAGTAATGTTTATATCTACAATTGCTTGATTCATGCTTGTTCAAGGTCACGTGACATAGAGCGTGCAGAGAAGTTGTTGAACGAGATGGAGGAAAAGGGTGTAGTTCCTGATATCTTCACTTACAATACTTTGATTTCATTGTATTGCAAGAAGGGTATGCACTATGAGGCTTTAACAGTACTTGATAGAATGGAAAGAGAAGGGATAGGTCTTGACATTGTTAGTTACAATTCTCTTATCCATGGTTTTTGTAAAGAAGGTAGGATGAGGGAAGCTATGAGGATGTTTAGTGAGATGAAGAACAATGTGACTCCGAATCAAGTGACTTATACTACATTGATTGATGGGTATTCTAAGGTGAATGAGCTCGGGCAAGCTTTGAAGTTGCACAAGTTGATGCAGGCTGAGGGGTTGGACCCTGGAGTTGTCACTTATAACTCGATTCTGCGCAAGCTATGTCAGGATGGCAGGATAAGGGACGCAAACAAATTGTTGACTGAGATGAGCGAAAGGAAACTCCAAGCTGATAATATCACATGTAACACGTTGATTAATGCTTACTGCAAGATAGGAGATTTGAAATCTGCTCTGAAGTTCAAGAATAAGATGTTGGAAGCTGGGCTGAAGCCTGATCCATTTACATACAAGGCACTGATACACGGGTTCTGCAGGGTAAATGAACTGGAAAGTGCAAAGGAGCATCTTTTTGGCATGCTTGATGCTGGAATTTCACCAAATTACTCTACGTACTCATGGATTGTGGATGGACTTTGCAAGAAGAACAACATGGATGCAGTTCTAGCACTGCCAGATGAGTTTTTAAGCAGAGGCCTTTGCCTTGATGTTTCAGTATATAGGGCACTGATTAGAAGGTTATGCAAACTAGAAAAGATTGCATGTGCTGAGAAGTTATTGAATCATATGGAGGGAAAAGGTATATCAGCTGATAGCGTTATTTACACTAGTATCGCCTATGCTTACTGGAAAGCAGGGAATACAAATGCTGCATCAAATGTGTTAGTTGAGATGGCTAGGAAGAGGTTGATGATAACAATCAAACTCTATAGATGTATTAGGGGTGCTGATGATAATAGTGAAAGCAAAGTGTTACAGATATTCTGGGATCATGTAGTGGATTTAGGTCTGATGTCAAGAAATACAATGAATAAGATACAACAGATGGCAATATGA